The nucleotide window TAGATAACCACGATATAACCGCAAGTGATATAAACAAGATTCCAGCAGTTTGTTTGACATACAACTTATATGCTTCAATAAACCCAATGATAAATAAGATTCCAAGCACACTAAAAATCAAAAATGGGCTATGAAAAAACAAAACAACAATTGTAACAACAAGCATAAAAAGTGCTGTATATATTTTAGTAGACTCAAATTTAGCAAACATATAAACCCCCTTATTTCCTAGATTATAGCAAGATTTATGCCATATATTTTAAAGTTTATAAACCCAAAAAGCGCGACACTAAAAGCACATATCATATAATCAAATACACCTCCAGTTTTAAACCTAAATGGCTTTGGAAGCAAAAAATAACTCTTAGTTCTAAATGGTAGCAATATAGGCACACCGCTTATAGTTAGCATATCTCCAGCTATGTGTAAGACATATCCACAAACAAGCCCAAAACACAAAATCCATACACTCTCACTAGATAAAGTAACCCCATACTCTCCAAGAAAACTACTAACAGAATTTAAAAACACCTCTACTTCAAGCAATACATACAAAAATATCAACATAGCACACAAGAAAAACACGCAAAACGCACTATGAGTAAAGCCTCTATGCCCAAAAATGGTCTTGATTATATTTGAAATTCCAAGCGTTTTTCTCCCTAATGTTGAGTTTGGCTCATCTATATCTGGTAATAACGCCCCAAATGCAACTGCCAAATAAAATAATGAAACCTCGCCAACATCCAATAAAGCACCACCTAAAGAAGCCACATAAACAACACTAGAAGTAGCACCAAGTGCAAATGCAATATGTGTTTTACCAAGCATTACATTTCTCGCACAATCAAACTTGCAGGAAGATTGAAAGTTTCTATAATCTCCTTTTCTTTCTCTCTTTGTTCGCCATTATCAACCTCGTGGTCATATCCTAAAAGGTGTAAAACGCCATGAATAAATAAAATAAAAATCTCATCTTCTATGCTATGTCCAAACTTTTCTGCCCCACTTCTAGCATAATCTAGCGATATAACAATACTCCCAAGAATCACTGAAGCCTCTGCTAAAAGCGGAAATGATAAGACATCAGTTGCCATATCCTTTTGTCTATATTCTCTATTTAGCTCTTGTATTGTTTGGTTTGATACTATTAATAGCTCACACGTCTTATCCTCTAGCGATAAATCAGAACACAATCTACAAAAGATTCTATGTATTGTGGCTAAAAACTCATCACTAAAGCTAAAGTTAGTTTGATTATCAAAATCTACGCTACACATTTAGCTCCAATCCAACAGGACAATGATCGCTTCCATAAATATGTGGATATATACTTGCATTCTTTAGCTTACTACTTAGAGAATTTGAGCATAAAAAATAATCAATACGCCACCCAGTGTTATTCTCCCTTGCTTTACCCATGTAGCTCCACCAGCTATATGCCCCCTCTCTATCGGGGTAAAAATATCTATAAGTATCAATAAAACCAGAATCTAAAAGCACACTCATTTTCTCTCGCTCTTCATCGGTAAATCCTGCGTTTCTTCTGTTTGTTTTTGGGTTTTTTAGGTCGATTTCTTTGTGTGCTACATTTAAGTCCCCACACACAATTACAGGCTTTTTAAGCTCTAAATTCTTTAAAAAAACCCTAAAATCATCTTCCCACTCCATTCTATAATCCAATCTCTCTAGCTCTCGTTTTGAATTTGGAGTATATACATTAACCAAAAAAAACCCATCATACTCTGCAGTTATGATTCTGCCCTCTTTATCATGATGTTCAATGCCCATATCATATTCTACGCTTAGAGGTTTTATCTTGCTAAAGATGCTAACACCTGAATATCCCTTCTTTATAGCGCAATTCCAAAACTCATAATAACCATTAAACTCAAAAGTTGATTGCTCTTGTTGCATTTTAGATTCTTGGATACAAAAAATATCTGCATTAATTTCATTAAAAAAATCCATAAATCCTTTATTCATACACGCTCTAAGCCCATTTACATTCCATGATATTAACTTCATATATCTCCTTATTTTACTACGCCTCTATAAAATGGTGTGCAATTTTCATTGCTTTGTTCCTTTGGTTTTCTAAGAATATCGCCAGAACCTTTTTTGATTTTATCAAATAAGGAAGCCGCAACGCTTAGTGCATTTTCTATCGTGCTTTTTGTAACTTCAAACTTAGGATTGCTCAAAGTTCCGCTAATTTTTTGTTCATATTTAGCACAATTTTTATCATCTAAAAGCCCGATTGAAAAATTCTGAAAACTTTCTGTGTTTAAATTAATAGCACCAAGTGCAGCAATCCTCGTCTTGCCAGTTGAAAACGCAACATCACTAGTATGCATAACACCATTTTTCAAATTAAAATCAGCATTTAGCTCTCTAATGGCCGTTTTACCTTCAATCATGCCACCAAGATTCTTGCCTATTGAGCCTCCCTTAGTAGCAACAAATCCTAATGGACCAGCTACAACCATAGCACCAATATCATATAAATTAATATTAGTAGCACTATCAAAGCTATTTGCTAAAGCATCTATATCAATGCTATATAGCTCTAATTTCTCGCCTCTTAGCAGAACATTTCCATTTAGATTCTTTAGCATATCTTTGCTTTTTATGTCCAAATTAGCCAACATATCTAATTTGCCACCTTTTATAATCTTGCCATTTCCGCTAAAGTCTGCTAATTTTTTGACATCTAAATTCTCGCCCACTAGCTTTAATTTTTCATTTTCAAAATCAACATTTAAAGTCCCAAAGTCATTGTTTTGTAAAGAAGCATAAGGGATATTATCTCTAAGCCCAGCTTTACCACTTAGGCTTAGTTTTCCATTTAGATTCATCTTTAGAGGATTTATATCTTCTACTTTTGGAGTATGGAATTTAAAATTAACTCCATAAGTATTGCTATTTATATCAGCTACTATATCATTTAGACTTAAAGCAATGGAATCCCCATTAATATCTATCTCTCCATTGCCACTACCATTGTTAAACTTGCCACTTCCATCTAGCTTAAAAGAAATGTCTTTTTTAAACTCCATTCCACTTAATGAATTTAGAGTGCTTTTAGTTATATTAATCTGCTTTGAGGAAATATCAAACTTACCATTTAATTTAGTAAAATCATCGATATTAACATTAGCATCTAAAAAGCCATTAGCATTGTAATTTAGCAGTTTTGCAAGTTTTTGTAAGTTTAGATTCTTTAAATTTATATTTGCAAAAGTTGGTGCATAATTTTCTAAATTCGCCTTAGCTTCCATTTTTGAATCAAATAAATTGCTACTAATATTTGCTTGTATTTTTTTAGAATCACCATTAATATCGGCATTAAAATAATTATTATCTGCCAAATTTAGTTCATCAAATACTAAAGATTCTATATTGCTTTTTACATTTGCTTGTATTTTATATGACATATTTGTTGTATTGATATTACTAATAGTAGAGCCAAAGTTTATATTT belongs to Helicobacter ibis and includes:
- a CDS encoding translocation/assembly module TamB domain-containing protein, with protein sequence MKILKIILYVVVLLLVMIIGVVAWLFSDSGNRFLKNKITEIANKEAPIGLEFTHFKLDFGSYAFVITDNADSKIALSGEFDIFLNTKAKLNAIVTDLSPYESLLGMKLNGGLSFNGDIVKDSSNIDVKAELLAFNSVINADVSMVDYKPSRLFVNSKDGINIASLLYFLNQKQYATGQILLNADMDISNLQAPSGGFNIASQAIRPNVALLESDFGVSLPKDAIKLAIQGEAKNSANGGIIVSNILASSSYLNIDSKGLTLSLNDNSTNGVINASLQKIKASGFSLKDKLGLALTLKSDKINNQQALISINVITNPILVHIEMPNYAPKNIVLSGENLSLKEILHFASLPYDAKGNINFGSTISNINTTNMSYKIQANVKSNIESLVFDELNLADNNYFNADINGDSKKIQANISSNLFDSKMEAKANLENYAPTFANINLKNLNLQKLAKLLNYNANGFLDANVNIDDFTKLNGKFDISSKQINITKSTLNSLSGMEFKKDISFKLDGSGKFNNGSGNGEIDINGDSIALSLNDIVADINSNTYGVNFKFHTPKVEDINPLKMNLNGKLSLSGKAGLRDNIPYASLQNNDFGTLNVDFENEKLKLVGENLDVKKLADFSGNGKIIKGGKLDMLANLDIKSKDMLKNLNGNVLLRGEKLELYSIDIDALANSFDSATNINLYDIGAMVVAGPLGFVATKGGSIGKNLGGMIEGKTAIRELNADFNLKNGVMHTSDVAFSTGKTRIAALGAINLNTESFQNFSIGLLDDKNCAKYEQKISGTLSNPKFEVTKSTIENALSVAASLFDKIKKGSGDILRKPKEQSNENCTPFYRGVVK
- the ybeY gene encoding rRNA maturation RNase YbeY, which encodes MCSVDFDNQTNFSFSDEFLATIHRIFCRLCSDLSLEDKTCELLIVSNQTIQELNREYRQKDMATDVLSFPLLAEASVILGSIVISLDYARSGAEKFGHSIEDEIFILFIHGVLHLLGYDHEVDNGEQREKEKEIIETFNLPASLIVREM
- a CDS encoding metal-dependent hydrolase, giving the protein MLGKTHIAFALGATSSVVYVASLGGALLDVGEVSLFYLAVAFGALLPDIDEPNSTLGRKTLGISNIIKTIFGHRGFTHSAFCVFFLCAMLIFLYVLLEVEVFLNSVSSFLGEYGVTLSSESVWILCFGLVCGYVLHIAGDMLTISGVPILLPFRTKSYFLLPKPFRFKTGGVFDYMICAFSVALFGFINFKIYGINLAII
- a CDS encoding exodeoxyribonuclease III: MKLISWNVNGLRACMNKGFMDFFNEINADIFCIQESKMQQEQSTFEFNGYYEFWNCAIKKGYSGVSIFSKIKPLSVEYDMGIEHHDKEGRIITAEYDGFFLVNVYTPNSKRELERLDYRMEWEDDFRVFLKNLELKKPVIVCGDLNVAHKEIDLKNPKTNRRNAGFTDEEREKMSVLLDSGFIDTYRYFYPDREGAYSWWSYMGKARENNTGWRIDYFLCSNSLSSKLKNASIYPHIYGSDHCPVGLELNV